One window of the Pseudomonas sp. S04 genome contains the following:
- the mgtE gene encoding magnesium transporter, whose translation MTEVEVKKTQESLQDRLAQVIELLQRQRVVEDLTHRQEGPHHDRVENLVHRQNLVELQRKLDDLHSADVAYILEALPLNDRLTVWQLVKAERDGDILLEVSDSVRETLIADMDDHELLAAAKEMDADELADLAPELPRDVVHELMETLDGQQRERVRSALSYDEEQVGALMDFEMVTIREDVSLEVVLRYLRRLKELPGHTDKLFVVDYDGVLKGVLPIKRLLVNDPDKQVSEVMASDPVSFHPDEDAYDAAQAFERYDLISAPVVDKNDKLIGRLTIDEMVDLIREESENEVLNMAGLREEEDIFASVWKSLRNRWAWLAINLITAFVASRVIGLFEGSIEKLVALAALMPIVAGIGGNSGNQTITMIVRAMALDQVSTGNTSRLMRKELAVGLINGLVWGGVIGVVAFLLYGSWSLGVVMTAAMTLNLLLAALMGVLIPMTLARVGRDPAMGASVMITAVTDSGGFFIFLGLATIFLL comes from the coding sequence ATGACTGAAGTAGAAGTAAAAAAGACTCAAGAAAGCTTGCAGGACCGCCTTGCTCAAGTCATTGAGCTGCTGCAGCGCCAGCGGGTGGTCGAAGACCTGACTCACCGCCAGGAAGGTCCTCATCACGACCGGGTCGAGAACCTGGTCCACCGGCAGAACCTCGTCGAGCTGCAACGCAAGCTCGATGACCTGCACTCCGCTGACGTTGCCTACATCCTTGAAGCATTGCCGCTGAACGATCGCCTGACGGTCTGGCAGTTGGTCAAGGCCGAGCGTGACGGCGACATCCTGCTTGAAGTGTCTGACTCCGTCCGTGAAACCCTGATCGCCGACATGGACGATCACGAGCTCCTGGCAGCCGCCAAGGAGATGGACGCCGACGAACTTGCTGACCTGGCCCCTGAGCTGCCGCGAGACGTCGTCCATGAGCTGATGGAGACCCTCGATGGCCAGCAGCGTGAGCGCGTGCGCTCCGCGTTGTCCTATGACGAGGAGCAGGTCGGTGCATTGATGGACTTCGAGATGGTGACGATCCGTGAGGACGTCAGCCTCGAGGTGGTCTTGCGCTACCTGCGGCGCCTCAAGGAGCTGCCGGGCCATACCGACAAATTGTTCGTGGTCGACTACGACGGTGTGCTCAAGGGCGTCCTGCCGATCAAGCGCCTGTTGGTCAACGATCCGGACAAGCAGGTCTCGGAAGTCATGGCCAGCGACCCGGTGAGCTTTCACCCGGACGAAGATGCCTATGACGCGGCGCAGGCGTTCGAGCGTTATGACTTGATCTCGGCCCCGGTGGTCGACAAGAACGACAAGCTCATCGGCCGTCTGACCATCGACGAGATGGTCGACCTGATTCGTGAAGAGAGCGAAAACGAAGTCCTCAACATGGCGGGTCTGCGTGAAGAGGAAGATATTTTCGCTTCGGTGTGGAAGTCCCTGCGTAACCGTTGGGCGTGGTTGGCCATCAACCTGATTACCGCCTTCGTTGCCTCGCGGGTGATCGGCCTGTTCGAGGGGTCTATCGAGAAGCTGGTGGCCCTGGCGGCGCTGATGCCGATTGTTGCCGGCATTGGTGGCAACTCCGGTAACCAGACCATCACCATGATCGTGCGCGCCATGGCGCTGGACCAGGTCAGTACCGGCAATACCTCGCGCCTGATGCGCAAGGAGCTGGCCGTGGGCCTGATCAATGGCCTGGTGTGGGGTGGAGTGATTGGCGTAGTGGCCTTCCTGCTGTATGGCAGTTGGTCGCTCGGCGTCGTGATGACGGCCGCCATGACCCTGAACCTGCTGCTGGCGGCGCTGATGGGGGTGCTGATCCCAATGACCCTGGCGCGCGTCGGGCGTGACCCGGCAATGGGTGCAAGCGTGATGATCACGGCCGTAACCGATAGCGGCGGCTTCTTCATCTTCCTTGGCCTCGCCACGATCTTCCTGCTCTAG
- a CDS encoding Arc family DNA-binding protein yields MRPLKQAIYSSRTADKFVVRLPDGMRERIAEVARNHHRSMNSEIIARLEQSLIQEGALGEELSMRLDSPELSLHERELLQRFRQLSHRQQNALVSLIAHDAEMAANPS; encoded by the coding sequence ATGCGCCCATTGAAACAGGCAATTTATTCCAGCCGTACGGCTGACAAGTTCGTCGTACGCCTGCCAGACGGAATGCGTGAACGCATTGCCGAGGTGGCACGCAACCATCATCGCAGCATGAACTCCGAAATCATCGCGCGCCTGGAGCAGAGTCTTATTCAGGAAGGCGCGCTGGGTGAAGAGTTGAGCATGCGCCTGGACAGCCCCGAGCTGTCGCTGCACGAACGTGAATTGCTGCAACGCTTCCGCCAGCTATCCCACCGCCAGCAAAATGCACTGGTGTCGTTGATTGCCCATGACGCTGAAATGGCCGCAAACCCGTCCTGA
- the phnN gene encoding phosphonate metabolism protein/1,5-bisphosphokinase (PRPP-forming) PhnN: MSGRLVYLMGPSGSGKDSLIDAARDALAQLDCVVARRVITRSAESVGEAALGLTPQAFAELAREGGFALSWHANGLDYGIPVQIDQWLAQGLHVLVNGSRGHLPLVKERYPQLLPILLTVNTDVLRERLQRRGRESSKEIETRLARNALFARGTAEDESGGIFLLDNSAELSTTLARLLALLGNEGIVEKPRSA, translated from the coding sequence GTGAGTGGCAGACTGGTTTATCTCATGGGCCCCTCGGGCTCTGGCAAGGACAGCCTGATCGATGCGGCCCGCGATGCTCTGGCGCAACTCGACTGCGTGGTGGCGCGCCGGGTAATTACCCGCTCGGCAGAGTCAGTCGGGGAGGCTGCCCTGGGGCTCACGCCCCAGGCATTTGCCGAATTGGCGCGTGAGGGCGGTTTTGCCCTGAGTTGGCATGCCAACGGGCTGGATTACGGAATTCCGGTGCAGATCGATCAGTGGCTGGCGCAAGGGCTGCATGTGCTAGTCAACGGTTCCAGGGGGCACTTGCCTCTAGTGAAAGAGCGCTACCCGCAGTTGTTGCCCATCCTGTTGACGGTGAATACCGATGTCCTGCGTGAGCGCCTTCAGCGCAGGGGGCGTGAAAGCAGCAAAGAGATCGAGACCAGGTTGGCGCGTAATGCCTTGTTTGCCCGTGGTACGGCGGAGGACGAGTCTGGCGGTATTTTCCTACTGGATAATTCCGCCGAGTTGTCGACAACCCTGGCTCGCTTGCTGGCGTTGCTTGGCAATGAAGGTATCGTGGAAAAACCCCGTTCGGCGTGA
- a CDS encoding AAA family ATPase, producing the protein MLIVFSGLPGTGKTTIAKLLANRLRAVYLRIDTIEQAIRNACVLVQDVGTSGYLVANELALSNLRLGHTVVVDCVNPVSASRNTWHATATSAGAELLDIEVICSDTEEHRRRVETRTTDIPGLTPPTWASVLAHDYEPWNPPPFYIDTAQLSPDDAVSQIISHLPSNQVQLPLK; encoded by the coding sequence GTGCTTATTGTATTCAGCGGCCTACCCGGCACCGGAAAAACCACGATCGCCAAGCTCCTGGCCAATCGACTGCGAGCGGTCTACCTACGGATCGATACCATCGAACAAGCCATCCGCAACGCCTGCGTCCTCGTACAGGACGTAGGCACCAGCGGCTACCTCGTGGCCAACGAGCTTGCCCTGAGCAATCTGCGTCTTGGCCACACCGTCGTCGTCGACTGCGTCAACCCGGTATCGGCAAGTCGCAACACCTGGCACGCCACCGCAACCAGCGCCGGCGCAGAGCTACTGGATATAGAGGTGATTTGCTCCGACACAGAAGAACATCGCCGACGCGTCGAAACCCGCACGACCGACATCCCCGGCCTGACACCTCCAACCTGGGCGTCAGTGCTGGCACATGACTATGAACCGTGGAATCCACCGCCCTTCTATATAGATACAGCCCAGCTCTCACCGGACGACGCCGTATCCCAAATCATTAGCCACCTACCCTCTAACCAGGTGCAGCTACCACTGAAATGA